The genomic window CGCGAGATGCCGGCCGCCCCAGCGATCTCGTCGATCGACACGTCGTCGGGCGAGCGGTGGCTGAACAACTCCAGCGCGACGCCGATCAGCTGGGCCCTGCGTTCATCGACGCCCATCCTGCGCCGCACACCGGTCGTCATGCCGGACAGCCTAACGGGGGTGGCTGTCTGCAGGTCCGCCACCTTCACCAGGCGGTTCCGAGGCCGGGCGGAGCGGCGGTCACCCTGTGGTCAGCGAAGAGCGCCCACCCGGCTGCCGTCCGCCAGCACTCCCGCCAGCCGCGCCCGGTCGCCCTCCCTGGCCGGCAGCGCCAGCAGCCTTCCGTCGGTCCGGCCCCGCACCCCGCCCGCCGCCGAGAGTGAGGCGAACTGCCGGGAGCCCGCGGCCAGTACGTACCACCGCCCGCCGTCCGACTTCCACAGCACGCCCGCCAGCACCCGCGGCCTGCGCATCCCGCAGTCCGGCGAGTCCTCGGCGCGCGCCGCGACCGCACCCGGGGCCCCGGCCCCGCCCGACAGCTCGGGCGGGGCCTGGAACTGCGCCAGGACCCTGCTCCCCGTGCCCCGCCAGGTGTCCGCCCTGGTGCACAGCCACTGTGCGGCCCCTTCTCCTTCCGGGAGCTGCTGTCGCGCGTACGCCCAGGAGTTCACCGAACGGACGCCGTGGGACCGCACCGCCGGGAGCAGGCACGCCGTGCGCGCCCAGCTCTCCCGCTCGGCCCGGCCCGACACGTCGTGCGGAGCTGACGGCGCCCCCGACGTGAGCCGGGCCGGGGTGAGTTCACCGAGGTCCGTCATCAGCCGTGCGGCCGTGCCGTCCCGCACCTCCAGCGCCTGCCAGGACCGGCAGTCCGCCCGGCCCTCCTCCCGCGGCTCCGGCACCGCCACCGGGTCCGTCACCCCGTGCCGGTCCAGAGCCAGCGCCCGCGGCGCCCGGAGCGGTGCGAGCAGATCGCGTACGGCGGCCTCGCGCACCCAGGGCGCGGTCAGATAGCGGATCCGGCCGTCCCGGCGCTGCACCACCAGCGCACTGGCCGACACGGCGTCCGCACCGTCCACCCGGGCGAAGTCCAGCGCCGCACCCCCGGCCGGATCGGCGTTGCGCGGTTCGGCGTAACGCACCACGCGCAGACCGTCGTGGAACAGGACCACCGCCGCCCGGCCCACCTCGCCCGCGTAGAGCAGCTGCGGAGGGCCCATCGGGGGCCCGTCGGGTGTCCCGGGCGTCGCGGACGCGGCCACCGCCGGCCCCGGCCGCGCCCACGCGGCGAGGGCGCGGCGCAGCAGCCGGCTGTCCCCGGTCCGGTCGCCGCGCGTCGGCCACACGGTGAAATCCGTACGCTCCGAGCCCCGCCAGAGCCCGGCCGGTACCCTGCGCAGCGCGGCGGGGTCCAGGGCCCGCTGGGCGGAGTGGTGCAGGGAGTAGAGCGGCGCGGAGGCGGGACCCGGGCCGCCCAGGCCGTCCCCCGGGGCGAGCAGAAGCGTCCCGCAGACGACCACGGCCCCGAGCCCGGCCAGGACGGCCCGCCCGCGCCGCGCGCGTCGGGCCGCGTCGGGCGGCCTGACCTGGAGCGAGCACGGGTCGAACTCCGGCGAGGCAAGCAGCGCGTACGGCGCCGTGAGTGCGTCGGCCTCCAGCAGCGCGGCCCGCGGGTCCGCGACACCTGCCGCTTCGAGCACCCCGCACACCTCGGCGTCGTCGAGCCCCTCCAGCCCGCGGAGTACGTGCGCGGCCCGGGAGGGCCCCGAGACACCGGCCAGCGCCTGCTCCAGGGCCAGTTCCTCCGCCCCGCACGAGTGCGGGAACAGCCGCAGCCCCCACACCTGCGGCACCAGCGGAGGGAACTGCGCCCGGCGGGGCCGGGCGAACCTCAGCAACGGCAGCCCGGCCTCCAGCGCGGAGCGCACCACCCGGAGCCGTACGTACGCGTACGCGTGACCCGGGTCCGCGCCCTCCCCGGCGGCCAGGGCCCGCTGCGCCAGCCAGTGGGCCGACACGACACGGCGGTTGCGGCCCAGCGAGGGGGCCAGCACGAGGTAGGCGACCCGGACCAGGCGCGCGTAGTGCTCGGCGGGCGCGGCCTCGGTCCGGTCCGGGACGGCCGGTGTCGCGAACGGGCGGCCGGCAGGCGGCGGTACTGCTCGCTGAGGGGGCATGTTCAGCAGAACGAGCGAATGGTGCGATGGTCACTCCGGCACGCGCGCCTCCGGGAGCGGGTTGCGCGGTTTCCCCGCGCCGGGTGGTACCACCGGGGCACGATGGCCGGATGGTGCAACCGCAGGAGTGGCGACGAGTACGGGCCCCCCGGGCCGCCGCGGCCGTGCTGGCGGGGTTCGCCCTGCTCACCGCCTGCGGCGGAGGAGCGCACGACGACGACGCGCCCGACGTGCCGGCGACCGCGAAGGGGACCCTGGAGCAGCTGGCCTCGAAGGCGGACTGCGAGCCCAACGTACAGACGGACGCCGAGGAGCTGCGCCAGGCCAACTGTACGACCGGGGACGGGCGTTACGTGCTGGCCACGTTCGCCACCGACCGGGGGCAGCGGGAGTGGATCAACGAGGCCAACGACTACGGCGGGTCCTACCTGGTCGGCCGGAAGTGGGTCGCCGTCGGTGACCCGGAGGTGGTCGCGGCGCTGCGCGGCCGGCTCGGGGGGACGGTGGAGACCGCCTCGCCGCACCACTCGGGGAACAGTGGCAGTGGGGGGAGCGAGGGCGGGCACTCCGGTCACCACGGGAGCTGACCGCGCAGGTTCTGGGGCCGCCCGCAGGCCCCCGTCCGGATACCGCCGGGCTCACGGCCCGGTCCGGACGGGGCCCCGGGTGGCGGGGTCACCGCGTCAGCGGCACTTGCGTGCGCCGTTGATGCAGCTCACCACCTTCTTCATCAGCCTGTCGTCGAAGACGTTGATGAAGTCGCCGTGGTCGGTGACCGGCTTGTGCAGCTGCTCCGGGAAGGAGTCCACGGCGAAGCCGGGGCCCGGCGGGACGTCGTACACGATGCGCTGCACCAGCTGCGGGATGGCCCGGAAGCCGCTGGGGCACCGCCCGTCGTCCTGTGCGAACGCGACATGGGTGCGGTGGTTGGCGCTGTCGGTGTTCCGGCCGTCCCAGCAGCTCTGGAAGGCGAAGGAGCGCACCACCTGGCTGCCTTCGGGGCAGATCGGGTACTTGTCCTTGAGCTGCCTGTTCTCGAAACCGGTACAGCTCCAGGAGGCGTTCGCGTTGGCGTCGCCGTTGGTGAGGGACTTGGCGTCCCCGGTGATGATGCGCAGGAAGCGAGGCATCGCCGTGACCTTCCCGGCGGGAGAGCCCACGAACTTCAGCGTGACCTGGGAAGGGGTCTGGATCTCCCCGGTGTTCTGGTCCTTCCCGCCACCGTCCGCGGCCACGTCGTCCTCGTCCTGACCGTTCTGCAGGCGCAGCACGGGCCAGTAGTACGTGGACCGGTCGCCGCGGTTCCGGCAGGTCGTCTCGCCGGCCGCCAGGTCGTCGTCGCCGGCGAAGGCGTCCGTGGCTTGGTTCCCGACGTAGTCGTGCATGTGGTGGGCGCCGTTGCTCACGCCCGGGGCCGCGATGACGTTGTCGGGGTTGAACTTGCCGTTCTCGTTGCGGCCGCATGAGGTGGTGAACGTACCGCGCGAGGCTCCCCGGCGGAGGCGGGGACGGTCGACGTCGGGCTGGACCGACTCGATGTCGACGAAGTCGGAGGCCTCGGGGCCGTTGCCCTGCTGTCCCTGGTCCCCTCCCTGGTCGTCACCCCCCTCCTGACCGCCGTCCTGGCCGTCGCCCCCGTCCTCGCCGGGATCCTGGCCCCCGCCTTGACCGCCGTCCTGGCCGTCACCTCCGCCTTCGCCCTGGCCGCCGCCGTCCTCGTCGTCCGCGCGGAGGCTGCATCCGGCGAGACCGTCCAGCCCCTGCGGGCGGTCACCCGCCGCTCGCTCCACGGCGATCCCGATGCGGTCCAGACTGGCCGTCCGCTTGCTCTGCAGCGGGCCCAGTACCGCGTTCTGTGCCAGACCGGGATCCCGGGAGATCTGCTCCCTGCGGTCCGCGAACTGCCGGTACGCGTCGGTGATCTGCGTATCCATGGCCGCCAGTTCGCGATCGACCTCCGGCCGCGCCTGTTCCGGTACGTCGGGAAGGGCTGTTCCCGCGTCAGGGCAGTCAATGGTGGACATCTGGCGAGCCGCGGTCAGAGCCTGTCCGGGAGGCGAGCCGGAACCGCTCTCGCCCGCACTCGCGTAGACGTTGACGGCGACCAGCCCACCTCCACCCAGGATCAGCGCGGCCGAGGCGACGATCGCCCGGTTGGCCAGTGTCGAACGTTTCTTGCGCGATGTGCGTCCCATGGAACTCCTCCGCTTCGGGGCTTCGAGTCAGAAGCGTGACGTCCCATACGGACGGGGCGCCCCGGCCGTTCAGAGCGGCCCGGAATTCCTCCGGCGGACCACACGGGCGGGCCCCGGGGCCGTCGCGACGGCCGGCCGTCGTCGAGACCGGGGCCGGCGGGCCGGCTGCGTTCCCGTACCAGGTCAGCCCCGGTCGAGGTAGGCGAGCACCGCCAGTACGCGCCGGTTGTCGTCGTCGGACACCGGCAGGCCGAGCTTGGCGAAGATGTTCGAGGTGTGCTTGGCCACCGCGCGCTCCGTGACCACCATCTGCGCCGCGATCGCACCGTTGGAACGGCCCTGC from Streptomyces sp. NBC_01341 includes these protein-coding regions:
- a CDS encoding DUF1996 domain-containing protein is translated as MGRTSRKKRSTLANRAIVASAALILGGGGLVAVNVYASAGESGSGSPPGQALTAARQMSTIDCPDAGTALPDVPEQARPEVDRELAAMDTQITDAYRQFADRREQISRDPGLAQNAVLGPLQSKRTASLDRIGIAVERAAGDRPQGLDGLAGCSLRADDEDGGGQGEGGGDGQDGGQGGGQDPGEDGGDGQDGGQEGGDDQGGDQGQQGNGPEASDFVDIESVQPDVDRPRLRRGASRGTFTTSCGRNENGKFNPDNVIAAPGVSNGAHHMHDYVGNQATDAFAGDDDLAAGETTCRNRGDRSTYYWPVLRLQNGQDEDDVAADGGGKDQNTGEIQTPSQVTLKFVGSPAGKVTAMPRFLRIITGDAKSLTNGDANANASWSCTGFENRQLKDKYPICPEGSQVVRSFAFQSCWDGRNTDSANHRTHVAFAQDDGRCPSGFRAIPQLVQRIVYDVPPGPGFAVDSFPEQLHKPVTDHGDFINVFDDRLMKKVVSCINGARKCR